A stretch of Comamonadaceae bacterium M7527 DNA encodes these proteins:
- a CDS encoding glutathione S-transferase N-terminal domain-containing protein, whose product MLKFYYNAAPNPMKVALLLEELGLPYDAVPVDTRKGEQFAPEFLAVNPNAKLPAITDGDVTVFDSNACLLFLAERAGQFVPAASDGKARADMLSWLMFIASGIGPFSGQSVHFRHAAPEPKTYALNRYDFEAHRHWALIDQRLSTHTYMLGETYSIVDIALWGWARMLPYVLGTGEAAWTQYPNVKRLLDTVNARPAAQRAEALKTRHAFKAEMDDEAKKFMFPQNQRLSS is encoded by the coding sequence ATGCTGAAGTTTTATTACAACGCCGCCCCCAACCCCATGAAAGTGGCTTTGCTGCTGGAAGAGCTGGGCTTGCCTTACGATGCGGTGCCTGTGGATACCCGAAAGGGAGAGCAGTTTGCGCCCGAGTTTTTGGCGGTAAACCCCAACGCCAAGCTGCCAGCCATCACGGATGGTGACGTCACCGTGTTTGACAGCAACGCGTGTTTGCTGTTTTTGGCTGAGCGGGCAGGGCAGTTTGTGCCTGCCGCCTCTGACGGCAAAGCGCGCGCAGACATGCTGTCCTGGTTGATGTTTATTGCCTCTGGCATTGGGCCGTTTTCTGGTCAGTCTGTGCACTTCAGGCATGCTGCACCCGAGCCCAAAACATACGCACTAAACCGCTACGACTTTGAAGCGCACCGCCATTGGGCGCTGATAGATCAGCGCTTGAGCACACACACCTACATGCTGGGCGAGACTTACAGCATCGTAGACATTGCCCTGTGGGGCTGGGCACGCATGCTGCCCTATGTGTTGGGCACTGGTGAGGCGGCGTGGACGCAATACCCCAACGTGAAGCGCTTGTTGGATACCGTAAACGCAAGACCCGCCGCCCAGCGTGCTGAGGCACTGAAAACGCGCCATGCTTTCAAGGCCGAGATGGACGACGAAGCTAAAAAATTCATGTTCCCGCAAAACCAGCGCTTGTCATCATGA